The Thermodesulfovibrio sp. 3462-1 genome contains the following window.
TAACTATGTCATTGAATAGTACCATATCAAGCTGTTTTGTGTAAGCTGTTAATTTTCCAAGTATTTCAAGTTTTCTTTCAATTGTTGGTATATCGTATTTTGTTAATATGGCGTCTATAAAATCTTCTTTTGTAGAAACTCTAAAACCCATTTTTTTAAGGATTTCAGTTATCAATTTTACTCTTCTTAGTCTTCTGTCAATGCCTGAACCTCCACCTTTAAAGAAAAATTTAATATAATTATCGTTTATATTTTCTCCTGCGTAAGCCTCAATCATTGAAAAGTGATAGCCAAGACGAATGCTGAAGTTCATATAATTTTTTGTAACAATGCAAAAACTTTTTTTACCTGTCTCTTTTAATTCATCTTCAGGGATGGAAACTGTATGAGCAACCATCTCAAGAAATCCTTTTGCATCTACAGGAGGAGGTCCTGGCCATTGCATTTAGCGCATTCCTTTTAGGATGGCTTTTAAGGGGATTGAATATATATCATTTGGAGTAGCCTTTTTTATTCCTTCTTTTAATCCTCCTTCAATGTCAAGCACTAAAACTCCGATAGGAATATCAGCTATAAGTGGGACAGCATGAACCTCACTTTCTTCATATTGATTCCACATTGTAAACATTTCATGCATAACCATTTCATGGCAGAATCTTGTAATGTCATGGAAAGTCTTACAATTTTCAGGTTTGAAATCTTCACTTGTAGGATCAACAAGATAAAGAGGTACAATAAATTTTAGGACTTTTTCAAGAGTTTTATAAATCAATGTTTCTTTAAATGGTTGTTTTTGTTCTTTAAAAAATTCAATGAGTTTTTCAACTTTTCCTTCATAAATTAAACAGTTTGTAGCATCTACTGTGATTTCCTGCCCATGTTTTATTATTTTTGTTGCAATCTCAGTATTAATTAATGTTGGCACGTTATATTCTCTTGAAAGAGATGCCATATGACCTGTTGGACTTCCGACATCAGTAACAATTGCTGATGCTTTGTTCATAACAATCACATATTTTGGATTTGTATGTCTTGCCACAAGGATATGTCCTTCAGGAAAATCATTAAGTTGCTCTTCATTTGTCAGAATAAAAGCTTTCCCATATCCTACTCCTTTACAAGCAGTAATACCTTTATTAAGAAGAACTCTATAGCCTTCTACTGGAGTTGGTAATACTTTTTTTTCTTTAAAGAGTTTTTGTTCAACTAACTTTAAAGGACTTATTTTAAGTGGTCTTGCTTGAAGAATAAAGATATTGTCTTGTTCATCAATTGCCCATTCAATATCTTGAGGGCATTTATAATATTCTTCAATTTTTATTGCAAATTTTGACAGTTCCAGAATTTGTTCATCACTTAAGGAAATTTGTGAAATACTGCCAGGCAAAGGAATTTCCTCTATGTCTCCGTGTTCTTTACAAATAAGCATTTTGTTTTGCTTTCCTGGAATTTTTTCTATAATTTCACCACTTCTGCTTACTATATAGGTTTCTGGTATTACTGTTCCATCAACAACTAATTTGCCAAGTCCTTTAACTGCATTTATTATTATATGGTCGCTTTCAGGATTATTTGGATTTTTTGAATAAATAACGCCTGCAGCTTTGGCATTTACCATAGAGAGAACTCCTACTGCCATAACCATTTCTGTTTCGAAAAATCCTTTTGTTTTGTAATAAAAAATCGCTCTTGGATTAAAAAGACTTGCAACAACTTTTTTGTAACTCTGAAGTATTAATTCTTCAGGCACATTTAAAAAGGAAGAGTACTGTCCTGCAAAGCTAAAGTCAGAGTCCTCATGAATTGCGCTACTTCTAATAGAGACCATACATTTTTTGTTAAGTTTTTTACATAAATTTTCATAGGCTAATTTTATTGAATCTTCAATTTCTCGAGGAATTTCTGAATTTAAAATTAATTCTTGAATTTTTTTACTTGCTGCATTAAGTTCATCAATTTTATTAATTTCAATATTGTTTAGGATTTCAGAGATTTGCTTTTTTAACTGAGCTTTCTCAAGAAATTGCATAAATGCGTATGATGTAATAGAAAATCCCCCTGGAGTAGGTATCTGGAGAATATTTTTAAGTTCTGCAAGATGAGCGATTTTGCCACCTGCAATTAATACAGAGTTTTGATCAAGTGATTCAATGGGTAAAGTGAAATCAGTTTTAGGAATTTCTATTTTTGAAGTTAAGATTTTTTCTATTTTTTCTTTAATTTGGGCATAAATTTTCTCTAATTCAGAATACTTCCCATCAGAAAGAGTATTTAAATTTTTTATTATTTCTAAGAC
Protein-coding sequences here:
- a CDS encoding PEP/pyruvate-binding domain-containing protein, with product MNFFGFFKHKKKKIEEREKLKQLLKEKYLYFQNILNENNHALSIMADLEEKLSGEYIFDIHYIQSNVEAVSKAVLEIIKNLNTLSDGKYSELEKIYAQIKEKIEKILTSKIEIPKTDFTLPIESLDQNSVLIAGGKIAHLAELKNILQIPTPGGFSITSYAFMQFLEKAQLKKQISEILNNIEINKIDELNAASKKIQELILNSEIPREIEDSIKLAYENLCKKLNKKCMVSIRSSAIHEDSDFSFAGQYSSFLNVPEELILQSYKKVVASLFNPRAIFYYKTKGFFETEMVMAVGVLSMVNAKAAGVIYSKNPNNPESDHIIINAVKGLGKLVVDGTVIPETYIVSRSGEIIEKIPGKQNKMLICKEHGDIEEIPLPGSISQISLSDEQILELSKFAIKIEEYYKCPQDIEWAIDEQDNIFILQARPLKISPLKLVEQKLFKEKKVLPTPVEGYRVLLNKGITACKGVGYGKAFILTNEEQLNDFPEGHILVARHTNPKYVIVMNKASAIVTDVGSPTGHMASLSREYNVPTLINTEIATKIIKHGQEITVDATNCLIYEGKVEKLIEFFKEQKQPFKETLIYKTLEKVLKFIVPLYLVDPTSEDFKPENCKTFHDITRFCHEMVMHEMFTMWNQYEESEVHAVPLIADIPIGVLVLDIEGGLKEGIKKATPNDIYSIPLKAILKGMR